A segment of the Streptococcus dysgalactiae subsp. dysgalactiae genome:
CTTAAAAAGCTAGAGAGTAGTAACAACCAAGCTATTATTGCTGAAGAAGTTGCTATTTTAAAAGATATGTTGGAAAAAATCACCCGTCGAATGATTGGAGATGAGGCGTTCGCAACGATTGAAACCATTGTTGCTTTATCTGAAAAGCAAGATTATATTGGGTTAGAAACGATTATCGCAAGCATTTCTAATCAAGATATGGATGTGATTTCAAGATACTTTTCAATCTTGCCTCTGTTAATTAACATTTCAGAAGATGTGGATTTGGCTTATGAAATCAATTATCAAAATAATACCAACAAGGATTATTTAGGTAAACTTGCCTTAACTATTGATGCCGTCTCAGAAAAAGAGAATGCCAAAGACATCTTAGAACAGGTTAATGTGGTACCTGTTTTGACAGCCCATCCGACACAAGTGCAGCGCAAAACCATTTTGGAGTTGACAACGCATATCCATGATCTCCTTCGTAAGTATCGTGATGTCAAAGCTGGTGTCGTTAACCAAGAGAAGTGGCATAATGAACTCTATCGATACATAGAAATCATTATGCAGACAGATATTATCCGCGAGAAAAAACTCAAGGTCAAAAATGAGATTACTAACGTCATGCAGTATTACGATGGTTCTCTCATTCAAGCAGTGACCAAATTAATAACTGAGTATAAAAACTTGGCTCAGAAACGTGGCTTAGACTTGGTCAATCCTAAACCCATTACCATGGGCATGTGGATTGGAGGAGATAGGGATGGGAATCCTTTTGTCACAGCTGAAACCCTAAGGTTATCTGCTACGGTTCAGAGCGAAGCCATCCTGAATTATTATATTGAAAAATTAGCAGCCCTTTACCGAACCTTTTCTTTGTCTTCTACCTTAATTCAACCGAGTGCAGAAGTAGAGCGTCTGGCTAGCTTATCCCAAGACCAGTCTATTTACCGTGAGAATGAACCTTACCGTAGGGCTTTTCATTATGTGAAGTCCCGCCTTGTCCAAACACGCACTCAATTGACAGGGAACCAAGATACCACTGGACAGTCGGTCACAGCGGATCGCCTTACTCGTCAGTTAGCAATGCAAAATCAGTTAGAAGGACCTATTGCTGCCTACGTTTCGCCGGAAGACTTTAAAGCTGATTTGATGGCCATTGAGCAATCTCTTTTAAGCAATGGAGATGTTGCACTGGTTGATGGCGACTTACGCGAAGTGATGCAAGCTGTCGATATTTTTGGCTTCTTCCTAGCAAGTATTGACATGAGGCAAGACTCTAGTGTGCAAGAAGCATGTGTGGCAGAGTTATTAAAAGGAGCTAATATCGTTGAGGATTATAGCTCACTTTCAGAAACTGAAAAATGTGATCTTCTTGTGAAACAACTGACAGAGGATCCAAGAACACTATCTTCAGCAGCAGTTGCTAAGTCAGATTTGCTCGAAAAAGAATTAGCGATTTACGCAGCTGCACGTGAGTTGAAGGATAAGCTAGGTGATGAGGTCATTAAGCAGCACATCATTTCGCACACAGAAAGTGTTTCTGATATGTTTGAATTGGCCATCATGCTTAAAGAAGTTGGCCTGATTGACCAACACAAAGCTCGTGTGCAAATTGTGCCACTTTTTGAAACCATTGAAGACTTAGACAATGCTCGTGACATTATGACAGCTTACTTGAGTTACGATATGGTTAAATCATGGATTGCAGCTAATCATAACTATCAAGAAATTATGTTAGGTTATTCTGATAGTAATAAAGATGGTGGTTACCTTGCTTCAGGTTGGACCCTCTATAAAGCTCAAAATGAATTAACAGCCATTGGAGAGGAGAATGGCGTGAAAATCACTTTCTTCCATGGTCGTGGAGGAACAGTTGGACGAGGCGGTGGACCTTCTTACGATGCCATCACCTCACAACCTTTCGGTTCTATTAAAGATCGTATTCGCCTCACTGAGCAAGGGGAGATTATTGAAAATAAGTATGGTAATAAAGATGTCGCTTATTATCATTTAGAAATGCTCATTTCAGCTTCTATTAATCGTATGGTCACACAAATGCTTACCAACCCTAATGAAATTGACGATTTCAGAGAAGTGATGGATGGTATTGTTGCGGACAGTAATAAGATTTACCGCCAGCTAGTATTTGATAATCCTCATTTTTACGCTTATTTCTTTGAAGCAAGTCCTATCAAGGAAGTTTCTAGCCTTAACATAGGGTCAAGACCGGCAGCTCGTAAAACGATTACGGAAATCACAGGCTTGCGGGCTATTCCTTGGGTCTTTTCGTGGTCACAAAATCGTATCATGTTCCCTGGATGGTATGGGGTAGGATCGGCCTTTAAACATTATATTGACCAAGCAGAAGGCAATCTTGAACGTCTCCAACACATGTACCAGACTTGGCCCTTCTTCCATTCCTTATTATCGAATGTGGATATGGTGCTATCGAAATCAAATATGAACATCGCTTTTCAATATGCTCAGTTGGCAGACAGCCAAGAGGTTAGAGATGTTTTTCATGTGATTTTGGACGAGTGGCAGTTGACAAAAAATGTGATTCTTGCCATCGAAGGACATGAGGAGTTACTAGAAGATAACCCATCTTTGAAACAAAGTTTAGCTTTTCGTCTCCCTTATTTCAATGTGTTGAACTATATTCAAATTGAATTGATTAAGCGCCTGCGCAATCATCAGTTAAGAGAAGAGGATGAAAAATTAATTCATACAACGATTAATGGAATTGCCACTGGCTTACGTAATTCAGGCTAAATCCTTGAAAAGTTCTCTACCTAATTAAATTAAGGCAGCAGAAGTTTTAGGTTATCCCTAATCGTCTATTCAAAAAGGTCCCCTTTGTTTCGTCTGATGTCCTTGTCAGGCTTGCTTGGAGGCTTCTTTTTGCAGGAGATTGACTTTCACTTTTGTTTGTTCTTGAAAGATGATATAATGCTAAAAGATTATCTCAAGAAATATAGGGGAAACTATGAAAATTGATAAAAGGCACCTCTTAAATTACTCCATACTATTGCCTTACTTAATTTTATCGGTTATTGGTTTAATCGTGGTCTATTCCACGACAAGTGTTAGCTTGATTCAAGCACATGCTAATCCGTTTAAATCCGTGATTAACCAAGGGGCGTTTTGGACGTTAAGTCTGATTGCCATTATTTTCATTTATAAGTTAAAATTAAACTTTTTAACCAATACTAAGGTATTAACCTTAGTGATGTTAGTTGAAATGACGCTCTTGGTTATTGCTCGCTTCTTTACGACGGCTATCAAAGGAGCACATGGTTGGATTGTCATTGGTCCTATCAGTTTTCAACCTGCTGAATATTTGAAAATTATAATGGTCTGGTATCTGGCCCTGACCTTTGCCAAAATTCAGGAAAAAGTCAGTCTTTATGACTATCAAGCTTTGACGCGTCGTAAATGGTGGCCAACGGAATGGGGAGACTTACGAGACTGGCGAGTCTATTCCCTTTTTATGATACTTTTGGTTGCTGCCCAACCTGACTTGGGAAATGCTTCCATTATCGTATTGACAGCTATTATCATGTTCTCTATTAGTGGAATTGGCTACCGTTGGTTTTCAGCTATCCTTGTCTTGATTATTAGCTTATCAACTCTGTTTTTGGGAACAATTGCCCTCATTGGGGTGGAAAAAGTTGCTAAAGTTCCTGTTTTTGGCTATGTTGCCAAACGTTTCAGTGCCTTTTTTAATCCCTTCCATGATTTGACAGATTCAGGGCATCAGCTGGCCAATTCTTATTACGCTATGAGTAATGGTGGATGGTTTGGGAGAGGTCTGGGTAATTCCATTGAAAAAAGGGGTTATTTGCCAGAAGCACAGACAGACTTTGTCTTTTCCGTTGTTATTGAAGAGTTAGGTTTGATAGGAGCAGGGCTCATTTTAGCGCTTGTTTTCTTCCTTATCTTACGGATTATGAATGTGGGCATTAAGGCTAAAAATCCTTTTAATGCTATGATGGCCTTAGGAGTTGGTGGCATGATGCTGATGCAGGTATTTGTTAATATCGGTGGGATTTCCGGTTTGATTCCTTCAACCGGGGTAACTTTCCCTTTCTTATCTCAAGGAGGAAATAGCTTACTTGTTTTATCAGTTGCTGTCGGGTTTGTGCTTAATATTGATGCCAATGAAAAGCGTGAAGATATTTTAAAAGAAGCAGAGCTAACTTATCGGAAAGATGCTCGAAAAGAAAATAGTAACATCATTAACATCAACCAATTTCAATAAAAATCTCCTTTGAGGGGATTTTTTTGTAACCAAAATAAAGGATGACACGTTATATAAGTGTAGAAAGGGGGTGAGCCCCATCAAGTTAGAACCATATGAACAGGAACTAGTAGTTTATTCAAAAGATATTATCGCTTATTTAAAAGCATCGGGTGTGCCAGACCAGTTGGCGCGTGACATTAGTCAAGATGTTTTCCTAAAAATGTTAGAGAGTAATATTATCCTCCCACCTGAAAAGATACGTGCGTGGATGTATCGCGTTGCTGTCAGAAAATACATTGATCATTACCGAAGAGACAAGACTTATCTGGAGATTCTTCAAAGAGATTTTTTCCATCAAGAAACGGTTGTCGAATTTGAACAACCTAACTATACCCCTTTGTACGAGACCATTAGTGCCTTACCAGAAAAGTACCGCATGGTTTTATCACTTTATTATTTTGATGGCTTGTCGGTAAAAGAAATCGCAAGCATTTTGCACAAGTCCTTAAGCAGTGTCAAAATTAACTTGATGCGGGGACGAGCCTTATTAAAAGAAAAATTGAAGAAAGCAGGATATACATATGATGATTTCAACTGATTTTGAAAAGCTTGTCAAGCGACATAAACGCCGAAATATTTTTAGAACGGTAACCATTAGTGTAGTCTTAAGCCTGTTTCTTATGGTATTAGGATTTATAGGACTCAATAGACTGACTAGCAAGAACGGTCAAAGCATTCAACAGTATTATACGGTTATTTCGGAAATAGCCTACCCTAATATTAGTTATAGCAGTTGGGGCTACGATGCCACTTCCCAATTCACAGGTAATTTTGTCTCTCACCGTTTTAAAGATATTGATGGTATATCCGTTCCTTTTGAGAAATATGAACATTATTACTCTCTTATCTTAAACCAAAAATCATCAGCAAACAATAACTCATTGATGTCTGACGATAATGGTCGCTCGATGTACACAAGAGCATCCCATTATAAAGTTCCTATGTTTTTTAACAAGGGAAAAAGAATGCAACTTGGGTCGATAAAACCCACTCAAGATATTCCTCTCATCAGTCAAATGTCAGGACAAGCTGTAGAAGTAGCAATCACTTTTGATAAAGGCTATACCTTAAAAGAAATGGAACAGTTCATTCCTAAAAATTTAAAACTCAATTGGATTTGGAGCGGGGTTCAGCTTGATTATTTGGAAAGTCAATTTGGTTTTACCCCCTACTTTAATTTGGGTTTGACAGCCGAGAAACAGAAAAAGATGAACGCTGAGATTGCTAAGGCTTACCAAACCCAAAAGAATCCGGATTTGAACCCTATTTATCAAAAATATAGTCATAAAAGTGTTGTTTCTCCTGTTGAAGGGATGGAAAATAGTTATACTGCATTCCAAGATAGACTAGAACAATACTTCAAAATGGAGGAGAGTAGTCTCCAAACGGTAACGACTGAAGATGGAGAAGTTTATTCCTCTAAAGCTATGTTAAAAGAGTATTTAAAGCAAAACAAGAATCCAAAGACAGCTAAATTTGAAGGTGTCATCCTAACAGGACGCGCTGAGAATTTTGACCAATTACAAAATGCTGATTGGATTTATGCTTCAAATATTGGGCAATCCATTCAAATCCAACCCTACCATCAATTAGAAAAATAAAGAAAAAGCAAAAGGCATAAAATACTTGCATTTTCCTTAGAATTTGCTACAATAGTAAGGTAAAGTTAGACTGTATTGCCTACCGTCTATCTATAAAATATATTTTATTGGAGGCTTTTCCTAAAATGGCAAAAGAAAAATACGATCGTAGTAAACCCCACGTTAACATTGGTACAATCGGACACGTTGACCATGGTAAAACTACTTTAACAGCTGCAATCACAACTGTATTGGCACGTCGCTTGCCTTCATCAGTTAACCAACCAAAAGATTACGCTTCTATCGATGCTGCTCCAGAAGAACGCGAACGCGGAATCACTATCAACACTGCACACGTTGAGTACGAAACTGCAACTCGTCACTATGCGCACATCGACGCTCCAGGACACGCGGACTACGTTAAAAACATGATCACTGGTGCCGCTCAAATGGACGGAGCTATCCTTGTAGTTGCTTCAACAGACGGACCAATGCCACAAACTCGTGAGCACATCCTCCTTTCACGTCAGGTTGGTGTTAAACACCTTATCGTGTTCATGAACAAAATTGACCTTGTTGACGATGAAGAATTGCTTGAATTGGTTGAAATGGAAATCCGTGACCTTCTTTCAGAATACGATTTCCCAGGTGATGACCTTCCAGTTATCCAAGGTTCAGCTCTTAAAGCTCTTGAAGGCGACACTAAATTTGAAGACATCATCATGGAATTGATGGATACTGTTGATTCATACATTCCAGAACCAGAACGTGACACTGACAAACCATTGCTTCTTCCAGTCGAAGACGTATTCTCAATCACAGGTCGTGGTACAGTTGCTTCAGGACGTATCGACCGTGGTACTGTTCGTGTCAACGACGAAATCGAAATCGTTGGTATCAAAGAAGAAACTAAAAAAGCTGTTGTTACTGGTGTTGAAATGTTCCGTAAACAACTTGACGAAGGTCTTGCAGGAGACAACGTAGGTATCCTTCTTCGTGGTGTTCAACGTGACGAAATCGAACGTGGTCAAGTTATTGCTAAACCAGGTTCAATCAACCCACACACTAAATTCAAAGGTGAAGTATATATCCTTTCTAAAGACGAAGGTGGACGTCACACTCCATTCTTCAACAACTATCGTCCACAATTCTACTTCCGTACAACTGACGTAACAGGTTCAATCGAACTTCCAGCTGGTACAGAAATGGTTATGCCTGGTGATAACGTGACAATCAACGTTGAGTTGATCCACCCAATCGCCGTAGAACAAGGTACTACTTTCTCAATCCGTGAAGGTGGACGTACTGTTGGTTCAGGTATCGTTTCAGAAATCGAAGCTTAATTTTAATTAAGTTCCCAGAATAACAATTAAAGTCGGACACTTTAAATTGTAAAAAGCTCCCTTAAGGGAGCTTTTTTTGTTTTTTAAAGAATTTTAGCAATTAAGTTAAAGTGATAAATAGGTGAAGTAATATACACGATTGATAAGGAATATGAGTCAAGTGGTTTCTCACTGTAAAAAGAGAAGGAACCGTTTTTTTTATCAATTGACATTCTTTTTGCTAGATTCTTTACTGTATTCTTATTAACCCTATCTCTTTTTTACATTGTGTTTATTTGCAAATACTAATCATTGCGAAAAACTCTATGATTAAGGTGATAGGAATAAATATTTTCTAATATCTTACGTTTCCTCTCCTTATTTCTCCAGAGTGAGTAGTAGTTTGACTACCATGAGGACAAGATACAGCAATAGTATAGCCTTCCTTCTTGAAGGCAGAATAAAAGAAAAAATAAATCGTATAGGAAGTAGTGAAAAATTTTCAGAAAGCCCTTTTTTTATTTGTGAAAATATTCCTAAAATATAGCCGTTTTCTTTTAATAGCCAGTAAAATATGCTAAAATAGGAGATGTAAATAAAAAAAGAAGAGGTATGTGATATGTCACGTAAACCAATTATTGCCGGTAACTGGAAAATGAACAAAACCCCTCAAGAAGCAAAAGCATTCGTTGAGGCTGTAGCAAGCAAATTACCTTCAAACGATCTTGTAGATGTTGCAGTAGCAGCACCAGCTGTTGATTTGGTAACCACTATTGAAGCTGCTAAAGATTCAGTTCTTAAAGTTGCTGCGCAAAACTGCTATTTTGAAAATGCAGGAGCCTTTACTGGTGAAACATCACCAAAAGTGCTTGCTGAAATGGGAACTGACTATGTTGTTATTGGTCATTCAGAACGCCGTGATTACTTCCATGAAACAGATGAAGACATTAACAAAAAAGCAAAAGCTATTTTTGCGAATGGGTTAACTCCAATCCTATGTTGTGGGGAATCTCTTGAAACTTACGAAGAAGGTAAAGCTGTTGAGTTCGTCGGTGCTCAAGTTTCTGCGGCTCTTGCAGGTCTTTCTGAAGAGCAAGTAGCTTCACTTGTTTTGGCTTATGAGCCAATCTGGGCTATTGGTACTGGTAAATCAGCTACTCAAGATGATGCTCAAAAAATGTGTAAAGCTGTTCGTGACGTGGTTGCAGCAGACTTTGGGCAAGAAGTTGCTGATAAAGTTCGTGTTCAATACGGTGGTTCTGTAAAGCCTGAAAACGTTAAAGATTACATGGCTTGTCCAGATGTTGATGGTGCTCTTGTTGGTGGCGCATCATTAGAAGCTGATAGCTTCCTTGCTTTGCTTGATTTCCTTAATTAAATAACTATTTTAGGTTGATAGAAAAACAAGAAGGTCTGAATACCTTCTTGTTTTTTTTATATTAGTGTTAAGAGTAACCAAGATAGTGCTTACTAAGTAATCATACTCTATCAGACTGAGAGAATTACTTAACGGGAGTTAATGTATTAAAGCGGCTTTTAAAACATTTAGATTATTTCCGTACTTGTTAACTACATAATACATCTTGAGCTCTTAATTAAGTTATTCTACAAAGTTTAACGTCTCCATAGATATTTATATCTCACTTCCAGCAACAACCTACTTATCATGAGAGAGAACTAATCCTTGAACTACAGTAGGTGCAGCGATAATTGG
Coding sequences within it:
- a CDS encoding anti sigma factor C-terminal domain-containing protein; translated protein: MMISTDFEKLVKRHKRRNIFRTVTISVVLSLFLMVLGFIGLNRLTSKNGQSIQQYYTVISEIAYPNISYSSWGYDATSQFTGNFVSHRFKDIDGISVPFEKYEHYYSLILNQKSSANNNSLMSDDNGRSMYTRASHYKVPMFFNKGKRMQLGSIKPTQDIPLISQMSGQAVEVAITFDKGYTLKEMEQFIPKNLKLNWIWSGVQLDYLESQFGFTPYFNLGLTAEKQKKMNAEIAKAYQTQKNPDLNPIYQKYSHKSVVSPVEGMENSYTAFQDRLEQYFKMEESSLQTVTTEDGEVYSSKAMLKEYLKQNKNPKTAKFEGVILTGRAENFDQLQNADWIYASNIGQSIQIQPYHQLEK
- the tpiA gene encoding triose-phosphate isomerase, with amino-acid sequence MSRKPIIAGNWKMNKTPQEAKAFVEAVASKLPSNDLVDVAVAAPAVDLVTTIEAAKDSVLKVAAQNCYFENAGAFTGETSPKVLAEMGTDYVVIGHSERRDYFHETDEDINKKAKAIFANGLTPILCCGESLETYEEGKAVEFVGAQVSAALAGLSEEQVASLVLAYEPIWAIGTGKSATQDDAQKMCKAVRDVVAADFGQEVADKVRVQYGGSVKPENVKDYMACPDVDGALVGGASLEADSFLALLDFLN
- the ppc gene encoding phosphoenolpyruvate carboxylase gives rise to the protein MSLKKLESSNNQAIIAEEVAILKDMLEKITRRMIGDEAFATIETIVALSEKQDYIGLETIIASISNQDMDVISRYFSILPLLINISEDVDLAYEINYQNNTNKDYLGKLALTIDAVSEKENAKDILEQVNVVPVLTAHPTQVQRKTILELTTHIHDLLRKYRDVKAGVVNQEKWHNELYRYIEIIMQTDIIREKKLKVKNEITNVMQYYDGSLIQAVTKLITEYKNLAQKRGLDLVNPKPITMGMWIGGDRDGNPFVTAETLRLSATVQSEAILNYYIEKLAALYRTFSLSSTLIQPSAEVERLASLSQDQSIYRENEPYRRAFHYVKSRLVQTRTQLTGNQDTTGQSVTADRLTRQLAMQNQLEGPIAAYVSPEDFKADLMAIEQSLLSNGDVALVDGDLREVMQAVDIFGFFLASIDMRQDSSVQEACVAELLKGANIVEDYSSLSETEKCDLLVKQLTEDPRTLSSAAVAKSDLLEKELAIYAAARELKDKLGDEVIKQHIISHTESVSDMFELAIMLKEVGLIDQHKARVQIVPLFETIEDLDNARDIMTAYLSYDMVKSWIAANHNYQEIMLGYSDSNKDGGYLASGWTLYKAQNELTAIGEENGVKITFFHGRGGTVGRGGGPSYDAITSQPFGSIKDRIRLTEQGEIIENKYGNKDVAYYHLEMLISASINRMVTQMLTNPNEIDDFREVMDGIVADSNKIYRQLVFDNPHFYAYFFEASPIKEVSSLNIGSRPAARKTITEITGLRAIPWVFSWSQNRIMFPGWYGVGSAFKHYIDQAEGNLERLQHMYQTWPFFHSLLSNVDMVLSKSNMNIAFQYAQLADSQEVRDVFHVILDEWQLTKNVILAIEGHEELLEDNPSLKQSLAFRLPYFNVLNYIQIELIKRLRNHQLREEDEKLIHTTINGIATGLRNSG
- the tuf gene encoding elongation factor Tu — translated: MAKEKYDRSKPHVNIGTIGHVDHGKTTLTAAITTVLARRLPSSVNQPKDYASIDAAPEERERGITINTAHVEYETATRHYAHIDAPGHADYVKNMITGAAQMDGAILVVASTDGPMPQTREHILLSRQVGVKHLIVFMNKIDLVDDEELLELVEMEIRDLLSEYDFPGDDLPVIQGSALKALEGDTKFEDIIMELMDTVDSYIPEPERDTDKPLLLPVEDVFSITGRGTVASGRIDRGTVRVNDEIEIVGIKEETKKAVVTGVEMFRKQLDEGLAGDNVGILLRGVQRDEIERGQVIAKPGSINPHTKFKGEVYILSKDEGGRHTPFFNNYRPQFYFRTTDVTGSIELPAGTEMVMPGDNVTINVELIHPIAVEQGTTFSIREGGRTVGSGIVSEIEA
- the ftsW gene encoding cell division peptidoglycan polymerase FtsW, which encodes MKIDKRHLLNYSILLPYLILSVIGLIVVYSTTSVSLIQAHANPFKSVINQGAFWTLSLIAIIFIYKLKLNFLTNTKVLTLVMLVEMTLLVIARFFTTAIKGAHGWIVIGPISFQPAEYLKIIMVWYLALTFAKIQEKVSLYDYQALTRRKWWPTEWGDLRDWRVYSLFMILLVAAQPDLGNASIIVLTAIIMFSISGIGYRWFSAILVLIISLSTLFLGTIALIGVEKVAKVPVFGYVAKRFSAFFNPFHDLTDSGHQLANSYYAMSNGGWFGRGLGNSIEKRGYLPEAQTDFVFSVVIEELGLIGAGLILALVFFLILRIMNVGIKAKNPFNAMMALGVGGMMLMQVFVNIGGISGLIPSTGVTFPFLSQGGNSLLVLSVAVGFVLNIDANEKREDILKEAELTYRKDARKENSNIININQFQ
- a CDS encoding RNA polymerase sigma factor, whose protein sequence is MSPIKLEPYEQELVVYSKDIIAYLKASGVPDQLARDISQDVFLKMLESNIILPPEKIRAWMYRVAVRKYIDHYRRDKTYLEILQRDFFHQETVVEFEQPNYTPLYETISALPEKYRMVLSLYYFDGLSVKEIASILHKSLSSVKINLMRGRALLKEKLKKAGYTYDDFN